From one Nitrosococcus halophilus Nc 4 genomic stretch:
- the otsB gene encoding trehalose-phosphatase codes for MNTHKTISRSYFDAVIFDLDGVITRTARVHAAAWKSMFDDFLQKRAQGAAFKPFDDHDYREYVDGKPRYEGVRSFLQSRNIELPYGDPCDLLEKETVCGLGNRKNELFQEKLKKEGAEVYHTSVQLIRRLRSKGFQTAVVSSSKNCGRILDTVKLTHLFEVKVDGNDAATLDLKGKPHPDIFLEAANRLGLEPKRCVVFEDAIAGVKAGRQGQFGRVIGVDREKQTEALKAAGADIVVKDLAEIGIVVHMLDLSLALEALSALQDNIAQREVVTFLDYDGTLTPIVSHPEKAILSGEMGQTLRMLAEQCTVAIISGRGLQDVRQRVAIDSLYYAGSHGFEIAGPGELEMEQEQAQAHLPALDEAEKALKKQLENIAGAQIERKRFSIAVHYRNVAEAQIGAIEKMVEQTLEQHPGLHKSHGKKVYELQPDVAWDKGRALLWLLDKLELNRPDVLPLYIGDDITDEDAFQVLEERGLGLVVGEEARDTYAEYRLKDSHQVREFLHALTRMLGERNAWTLTYRGFEAQEEGLREALCTLGNGYFATRGAAPESQADNIHYPGTYLAGGYNRLKTAIAGRTVENEDLVNLPNWLCLDFRHIDGKWFDLKEMEILFYRQELDIKRGILTRIVHFRDEKDRETRVTQRRLASMAHMHLAALETVIIPLNWSGTLEVHSALDGQVINSGVARYQALNSKHLKPVETQPINNQILLLKVRTNQSQLTIAQAARLEVFLDNKPAAVDRQMEEETAYVAQAFTVEMEKGIPLTLEKTVALYTARDSAISECGLEAVKTIQDAPRFEGLWDTHCLAWKHLWRQFDMQLEIARSAGNHHIQRILRLYSFHLLQSASMHSLDIDVGMPSRGWHGEAYRGHIFWDELIIFPFLNYRAPQITQTLLMYRYRRLNEARKAARALGYKGAMYPWQSGSDGREESQQLHLNPQSGRWIPDNSHLQRHINAAIAYNIWQYFQVTGDLNFLAFYGAEMILEIARFWASIATYNEGLDRYEILGIMGPDEFHDAYPEAESPGLNNNAYTNLMAVFVLNKALELFQLLPEQECQQLCEKLAIQESEKTRWQDISRKMRVVFHDDGIISQFEGYAKLEEFDWEGYRKKYDNIQRLDRLLEAEGDTVNRYKASKQADVLMLFYLFSSEELGELFKQLGYPFDPEQIPKNIDYYLQRTSNGSSLSWIIHSWVATRRDREHSWQLFQEALKTDVADIQGGTTPEGIHLGAMAGCVDLVQRCYTGLEARGQVLRLNPRFPEKLRSIHIHLRYRGHWLELEISCEKLKIESLTSGAAPVKIEVKGSQFQLEEGKVKEIQL; via the coding sequence ATGAATACCCATAAGACAATTTCCCGTAGCTACTTTGATGCCGTCATTTTCGATCTAGATGGGGTGATTACCCGCACGGCTCGTGTTCACGCTGCCGCCTGGAAATCCATGTTTGACGATTTTCTGCAAAAACGGGCTCAAGGCGCAGCGTTCAAGCCTTTTGACGACCATGATTATCGCGAGTATGTGGACGGCAAACCCCGCTATGAGGGGGTGAGAAGCTTTCTCCAGTCCCGCAATATCGAATTACCCTATGGCGATCCCTGTGACTTGCTAGAGAAGGAAACGGTATGTGGGTTAGGTAACCGCAAGAATGAACTCTTTCAGGAAAAGTTGAAAAAGGAAGGGGCAGAAGTATATCACACCTCCGTCCAGTTGATTCGGCGTCTGCGCAGTAAAGGATTTCAGACCGCCGTAGTCTCTTCCAGCAAGAATTGCGGCCGCATCCTGGATACGGTGAAACTCACCCATCTATTTGAGGTGAAGGTGGATGGCAACGATGCGGCAACTTTAGACCTCAAGGGCAAACCTCACCCTGATATTTTCCTGGAGGCTGCCAATCGGTTAGGCTTAGAACCTAAGCGCTGTGTGGTCTTTGAGGATGCGATAGCAGGAGTTAAGGCAGGCAGACAAGGCCAATTTGGCCGCGTGATTGGAGTCGATCGGGAGAAGCAGACGGAAGCGCTGAAAGCGGCCGGGGCTGACATTGTGGTCAAGGATCTGGCGGAGATAGGGATCGTAGTCCACATGCTTGATCTTTCTCTTGCCCTAGAAGCCCTAAGCGCGCTCCAAGACAACATCGCCCAACGGGAGGTGGTCACCTTTCTCGACTACGACGGCACCCTCACCCCCATTGTCTCCCACCCTGAAAAGGCCATCCTCTCAGGAGAAATGGGCCAGACATTGAGGATGCTGGCTGAACAATGCACAGTGGCCATTATTAGTGGTCGGGGACTGCAAGACGTGCGCCAACGGGTGGCCATTGACAGTCTTTATTACGCCGGCAGTCATGGCTTTGAAATCGCCGGTCCTGGGGAGCTGGAAATGGAGCAGGAGCAGGCCCAAGCCCACCTCCCGGCCCTGGATGAAGCAGAGAAGGCACTGAAAAAACAACTAGAAAATATTGCAGGAGCCCAGATAGAACGCAAGCGATTTTCCATTGCGGTTCATTACCGCAATGTGGCGGAGGCCCAGATCGGCGCCATAGAAAAGATGGTGGAGCAGACGTTGGAGCAACACCCAGGGTTACATAAAAGCCATGGCAAAAAAGTGTATGAGCTTCAGCCGGATGTGGCCTGGGATAAGGGCCGGGCTTTGTTGTGGCTGCTGGACAAACTAGAACTCAACCGCCCGGATGTGCTCCCCCTTTACATCGGCGATGACATTACTGATGAAGACGCCTTTCAAGTTCTGGAAGAACGGGGTTTGGGACTGGTGGTGGGAGAAGAGGCCCGGGATACTTACGCGGAATACCGCTTGAAGGATTCCCATCAGGTGAGGGAATTTCTCCATGCCCTGACCCGAATGCTGGGAGAACGCAATGCCTGGACCCTGACTTACCGCGGCTTTGAAGCCCAAGAAGAAGGCTTACGGGAAGCCTTATGTACCTTAGGGAACGGCTACTTTGCCACCCGCGGGGCAGCTCCAGAATCCCAGGCCGACAACATCCACTATCCAGGAACCTATCTAGCAGGTGGCTATAATCGCTTGAAGACAGCTATCGCTGGACGTACGGTGGAAAACGAAGATCTCGTCAATTTACCTAACTGGTTGTGTCTAGATTTTCGCCATATCGACGGGAAATGGTTTGATTTAAAAGAAATGGAGATTCTCTTCTATCGCCAAGAACTGGATATCAAACGAGGAATACTCACCCGTATAGTCCATTTCCGTGATGAAAAAGACAGGGAAACCCGGGTGACTCAACGCCGCCTGGCGAGCATGGCCCACATGCACCTTGCCGCATTGGAGACGGTGATTATCCCCCTCAATTGGTCTGGCACCTTGGAGGTGCACTCGGCCTTGGATGGACAAGTGATTAATTCCGGGGTAGCCCGATACCAAGCGCTGAATAGTAAGCATTTGAAGCCGGTAGAAACCCAACCAATCAACAACCAAATTCTCCTGCTTAAGGTACGAACGAATCAATCCCAACTGACCATTGCTCAGGCGGCTAGGTTGGAGGTCTTCCTCGATAATAAACCTGCGGCGGTAGATCGGCAGATGGAGGAGGAAACCGCTTATGTCGCTCAAGCATTTACCGTCGAAATGGAGAAAGGAATCCCGCTCACGCTGGAAAAGACGGTAGCCCTTTATACGGCCCGGGATTCGGCCATTTCCGAATGCGGCCTAGAAGCGGTCAAGACCATCCAGGATGCCCCTCGTTTTGAAGGCCTTTGGGACACCCACTGTCTGGCCTGGAAACACCTTTGGCGACAGTTTGATATGCAACTGGAAATTGCTAGAAGCGCTGGTAATCACCACATCCAGCGAATCCTTCGGCTATACAGTTTTCATCTCCTCCAAAGCGCGTCGATGCACTCCCTGGATATTGATGTTGGCATGCCTTCCCGGGGGTGGCATGGGGAAGCCTATCGGGGACATATTTTTTGGGATGAATTGATTATTTTTCCTTTTCTCAATTATCGTGCCCCTCAGATCACGCAAACCCTGCTCATGTACCGGTATCGTCGACTGAATGAAGCGCGCAAGGCGGCCCGAGCACTGGGCTATAAAGGCGCCATGTATCCCTGGCAGAGCGGTAGCGATGGGCGGGAAGAATCCCAGCAGCTTCATCTTAACCCCCAATCGGGACGCTGGATACCCGATAATTCTCACTTGCAGCGGCATATCAACGCGGCCATCGCCTACAACATCTGGCAGTATTTTCAAGTCACTGGCGACTTAAATTTTCTCGCTTTCTATGGGGCGGAAATGATTCTGGAGATTGCCCGGTTCTGGGCTAGCATCGCCACCTACAACGAAGGGCTAGATCGCTATGAAATTCTAGGAATCATGGGGCCAGACGAGTTTCACGATGCTTACCCAGAGGCTGAAAGCCCCGGCCTCAACAACAATGCCTACACCAACCTTATGGCTGTTTTCGTGCTGAACAAAGCCCTGGAGCTGTTCCAATTATTGCCGGAGCAAGAATGTCAGCAGCTTTGCGAAAAATTGGCCATCCAGGAATCGGAGAAAACACGCTGGCAAGACATCAGCCGTAAGATGCGAGTAGTGTTCCATGACGACGGTATCATTAGCCAGTTCGAGGGCTATGCCAAACTAGAGGAATTCGATTGGGAAGGCTACCGAAAGAAATACGATAATATTCAACGCTTAGACCGCCTTCTGGAGGCGGAAGGCGATACAGTCAACCGCTATAAAGCGTCAAAACAAGCCGATGTGCTGATGTTGTTTTACCTTTTCTCCTCAGAGGAATTAGGTGAGCTGTTCAAGCAACTCGGCTATCCGTTTGATCCGGAGCAGATCCCTAAGAACATCGATTATTATCTCCAACGGACCTCCAATGGTTCCTCCCTAAGCTGGATCATCCATTCTTGGGTTGCCACCCGCCGGGACCGGGAACACTCCTGGCAACTCTTCCAGGAAGCATTGAAGACCGATGTGGCAGATATTCAGGGGGGAACTACTCCTGAAGGTATCCATCTGGGCGCCATGGCAGGCTGCGTCGATCTAGTGCAACGCTGTTACACGGGGCTGGAGGCTAGAGGTCAAGTGCTACGTCTCAATCCTCGCTTCCCTGAAAAATTGAGAAGTATTCACATACACCTGCGTTACCGCGGGCACTGGTTAGAGCTAGAGATTTCTTGTGAGAAATTAAAGATAGAATCCCTTACCAGTGGGGCTGCACCCGTAAAAATAGAAGTTAAAGGAAGTCAATTCCAACTTGAAGAAGGCAAGGTGAAAGAAATCCAGCTATGA